Proteins encoded together in one Mugil cephalus isolate CIBA_MC_2020 chromosome 16, CIBA_Mcephalus_1.1, whole genome shotgun sequence window:
- the LOC125022795 gene encoding mucin-13-like → MANQSSSGDVTLAKSHNSDNSNINSDHCNSNSDDSNSNSDNSNSKCDDSNSNSDHSNGNCDHFNNNGDHCNSHSSDCNSNIDHSNTNSDHSNSNSDHSNSNSDNIDPSNSNSDHSNSNIDPSNSNSDHCNTNCDNSNSNSDYSDSNSDDSNSNSEHCNSDDCNTNCDDSNSNSDHSNSNIDPSNSNSDDSNSNIDPSNSNIYHSNSNGDHCNSNIDHCNSNIDHSNSHSDESNTHSDDCNSNSEHCNSDDSNSNTTVTTATATATTPTATVTTPTATVTTPTATVTTATATVTTATATVTTATASVTTVPATLIPTTTLTPTTTLTPTATVTTPVPFTTAAPDPCATNTCGEGSTCEARANQDFVCLCLAGDIYNYKSRRCQRAKVFPEHIHLPHVPYNNNMLDKASPVFKQTVDRITEELDESLGSNDPTYIRSTVLELWSADNSLLRVVIATNASIEIIYSAISNITTSQVEEQIEKAANCTNCSLAGATFADEDLCERNPCDAFTTRCSSGDGNFKCACLDGYIPTHSTRICRVCPTGQKAVDSVCINCPFGYSGFNCSESWQLILVIICSVFGALLLIAVILQPLVTCKLSKKKLKTNATKFVRMPYANLSAPKAPLINVHSVNSQGSVFDKGSITGLGAYTQDGVLRLPRATINNSSTNLEMTASNSRQNLFPACRNSWLNNNHGASNTSTWA, encoded by the exons caacagcgACAACTCCAACATCAACAGTGAccactgcaacagcaacagtgacgactccaacagcaacagtgacaactCCAACAGCAAGTGTGacgactccaacagcaacagtgaccactccaacggCAACTGTGACCACTTCAACAACAACGGTGACCACTGCAACAGCCACAGTAGCGACTGCAACAGCAACATTGACCACTCCAACACCAACAGTGACCattccaacagcaacagtgaccactccaacagcaacagtga caacatcGACccctccaacagcaacagtgaccactccaacagcaacatcGACccctccaacagcaacagtgaccactgcaACACCAACTGTGACAACTCCAACAGTAACAGTGACTACTCTGACAGCAACAGTGacgactccaacagcaacagtgagcACTGCAACAGTGACGACTGCAACACCAACTGTGacgactccaacagcaacagtgaccactccaacagcaacatcGACccctccaacagcaacagtgacgactccaacagcaacatCGACCCCTCCAACAGCAACATTtaccactccaacagcaacgGTGACCACTGCAACAGCAATATTGACCACTGCAACAGCAACATTGACCACTCCAACAGCCACAGTGACGAGTCCAACACCCACAGTGACgactgcaacagcaacagtgagcACTGCAACAGTGacgactccaacagcaaca caacagtgaccactgcaacagcaacagcgactactccaacagcaacagtgaccactccaacagcaacagtgactactccaacagcaacagtcaccactgcaacagcaactgtgaccactgcaacagcaacagtgaccactgcaACTGCATCAGTGACTACTGTACCGGCAACATTGATTCCAaccacaacactgacaccaacaacaacattgacTCCAACGGCAACAGTGACTACACCAGTACCTTttactacagcagctccag atccTTGTGCTACAAACACTTGTGGCGAAGGAAGCACGTGTGAGGCTCGAGCCAATCAAGATTTTGTATGCTTGTGTTTGGCTGGTGATATATACAACTACAAATCCCGCCGCTGTCAGAGGG ccAAGGTTTTCCCTGAACACATACACCTGCCTCACGTACCATATAATAACAATATGTTAGACAAGGCATCACCAGTGTTCAAACAGACTGTGGACCGTATTACCGAAGAG CTGGATGAGAGTTTGGGATCGAATGATCCTACTTACATTCGATCTACAGTGCTGGAACTGTG GTCAGCTGACAACAGTCTGTTAAGAGTGGTGATTGCCACCAATGCGTCTATAGAGATCATCTACTCAGCAATCTCCAACATCACAACATCACAAGTTGAAGAACAGATCGAAAAGGCCGCCAATTGCACCAACTGTTCACTGGCAGGTGCAACTTTTGCTG ATGAAGACCTGTGTGAGAGGAACCCATGTGATGCATTCACCACAAGATGCTCTTCAGGAGATGGAAATTTCAAGTGTGCCTGTCTGGATGGCTACATTCCGACTCACAGTACCAGAATCTGTCGTG tTTGTCCCACTGGACAAAAAGCAGTGGATTCTGTGTGCATCAA ttgtCCATTTGGTTATTCTGGTTTTAACTGCAGTGAAT CATGGCAGCTCATCCTGGTGATCATCTGCTCCGTGTTCGGTGCGCTGCTGCTCATAGCCGTCATTCTTCAACCCTTAGTCACTTGCAA GCTGTCAAAGAAAAAGTTGAAGACAAACGCTACCAAATTTGTCAGAATGCCCTACGCCAACCTGTCTGCTCCCAAAGCACCATTGATCAATGTCCACTCAGTCAACAGCCAGGGATCAGTCTTTGATAAGGGGTCAATCACTGGCTTGGGAGCTTACACCCAGGATGGAGTTCTCAGACTTCCACGGGCAACGatcaacaacagcagcaccaaCCTGGAGATGACTGCCAGCAACAGTCGGCAAAACCTGTTTCCTGCCTGCAGGAACTCG